A stretch of the Lolium perenne isolate Kyuss_39 chromosome 3, Kyuss_2.0, whole genome shotgun sequence genome encodes the following:
- the LOC127340475 gene encoding uncharacterized protein, with product MRALIYNMRGFGEPGRRGQLKSYLRQHRVDIVAIQETIRAEFTAPELRSLEVGGQFAWDWVPAVGHSGGMLLGFRDESFEVGQWKKGTFFISASIFQRSNKMKWCFFMVYGPADHRRTEEFLGELTHAVEEAPYPVVVGGDFNLIRAACDKSNDSISWSRVRRFNEAIATMAL from the coding sequence ATGAGAGCTCTCATCTACAACATGAGGGGTTTTGGTGAGCCAGGGAGGCGAGGCCAACTTAAAAGCTACCTCAGGCAACATAGAGTGGACATCGTCGCCATCCAGGAGACTATTAGGGCGGAGTTCACGGCGCCTGAGTTGCGCAGCCTTGAGGTGGGTGGCCAGTTTGCGTGGGATTGGGTCCCTGCGGTTGGTCACTCGGGCGGGATGCTCCTGGGCTTTCGGGATGAGAGCTTCGAGGTCGGACAATGGAAGAAGGGGACCTTCTTCATCTCGGCCTCGATTTTCCAGCGTTCTAATAAAATGAAGTGGTGCTTCTTCATGGTCTACGGACCGGCTGATCACCGTCGCACTGAGGAATTCTTGGGAGAATTGACTCATGCTGTCGAGGAGGCGCCCTACCCGGTCGTGGTCGGGGGTGACTTCAACCTGATTCGCGCTGCGTGTGACAAGAGTAACGACAGCATTTCCTGGTCCAGAGTCAGGAGGTTCAATGAGGCAATCGCCACTATGGCCCTATGA